Below is a window of Cytobacillus firmus DNA.
CAGTTCATATAGAAAAGCCCCGGCAGCAGCCAGGGCTATACATTAATCTTTATCATCCATTGCGGCCTTCAGCAAATCACCAAGGCTTGTTCCAAAGGACTCTTCCTTCTGGGTATATTTCTGAACAAGTTTTCGTTCTTCGCGTTTGTTGACGGCTTTCTTTTTGTCCTGGGCTTTCTCCACTACATTGCATGGACGGCACTGGAAGTAGGCGCCTGCCTTGCCCTGGTGGATCTCCATTTTTTTGCGGCACTGAGGGCAGCGGCGGTTTGAAAGCTTTGGATCCTTGCGCTTTCGGAAACTGCAATCAAGGTTGGAGCAGACAAGTATTTTTCCGTCCTTTGTATTCCTTTCTTTCAGGAAGGAATCGCATTCCGGACATTTTGAACCCGTGAGATTATGGGCACGGTACGATTTGTCGCTCTTTTTAATTTCAGAAACCAGAGATTGAGTCTGCTTGCGGATGTTCTGCAGAAACTCTTTTGGATCTGCTTTTCCGCGTGCGATTTTCTCAAGCTCCTGCTCCCATTTGGCTGTCAGTTCCGGTGATTTCAAATCTTCATTCACCAGGTCCATCAGCTGTTTGCCCTTTTTAGTCGGAAACAGGCGTCCATTTTGCCTTTCAAGGGCTTCAGTCTCAAGAAGCCGTTCAATGATTTCCGCTCTTGTCGCAGGTGTTCCCAGGCTGTATTTTTCCATCTGGGTCAAAATGTCAGCTTCTGAATAGCGAAGAGGCGGTTCAGTGAGCTTCGCAGCGGATTCGGCATTTTGCAGTGTAAAGCTCTGTCCTTTCGAAATATTCTTCAGGCTCTGTTTTCCTGTTTCTTCTTCAGTATTCCGTTCCACCTTGCGATAACCGAGGTCGATAACGGCCGTTTCCCTCGCTGTGAATGTCTCACCATTAACATCGATAGCAGCATGAATGGTTTCATACTTATAAGGGTTATGGAAAATGGCGAGAAATCTGCGCAGAATCATTTCGTACAGCTTACGCTCATCAGGTGACAAATCACCGAGATGCACACGTTCTTCAGTCGGAATAATCGCATGGTGATCGGTTACCTTTTCATTATTAAAAACTCTTTTTGCGAGCACCCTGCCCTGATTCGCAAGGATTGGCTTCACTTCATCCTTATAGGAAGCAGCGATTCCATGAAGGCGATCCATCATGGTTGCTTCCATATCCTTTGTCAAATAGCGTGAATCTGTCCGAGGATAGGTGACAAGCTTATGCTGCTCATAAAGCTTCTGCAGCACATTCGACGTTTTCTTGGCAGAGAAGCCAAAACGTTTATTCGCATCACGCTGCAGCTCCGTCAAATCATAAGGAAGCGGCTGCGGCTCTGTTTTTTCCTTCCGGTTAATGGACTGGATAACCGCCTTTTGCCCCTTTACTTTGGAAAGGACTCCATCAGCTGTTTCTCTAGCGAAAATGCGCTTTTCACCATTTTTCTCCCAGTCAGCCTGCAGGGGGCCAATGTGGGCGCGAATCGTCCAGTACTCTTTTGGAACAAATTGCTGAATCACTTTTTCCCTTTCCATAACGAGCGCCAGAGTCGGTGTCTGCACCCGGCCTGCGGATAGGGGATCCTTGTATTTAGTCGTCAGAGCCCTTGTGACATTCAGCCCGATGAGCCAATCCGCTTCTGCCCGGCACACAGCGGATTCATAAAGATCTTCAAATTGTTTTCCGGGTTTAAGGTTTTGAAAACCGTCACGGATAGCACGGTCCGTTACAGAGGATATCCATAAGCGCTTGATTGTCTTGCGCCAGCGGATTTTCTCTAATATCCAGCGAGCGACAAGCTCCCCTTCACGGCCTGCATCTGTCGCAATGATTATTTCCTTAACATCCTTCCGCTTTGCAAGGTTTTCAATGGATTTATACTGGTGACTGGTCTGCTTCATCACCTTCAGGCCCATTTGGTCAGGAATAATCGGCAGATCCTCCAGGTTCCAGTTTTTATATTTGCTGTCATAATGCTCCGGCATCTTTAATTCGATTAAGTGGCCAAGAGCCCAAGTGACGATATATTTATCGCCTTCCATGTAACTTTTATGAGATTGCCGGCATCCCAGCACCCTTGCGATTTCACGGGCAACACTGGGCTTTTCAGCAAGAACAAGTGATTTCATAATGACTCCTTTCAAATCCATTCAATTCCTTTTGTATCCTAACTAAGTATAGCGGAAAATCATTTATATTTGTAATGGAAGAGGTTATTGTGGACAAAATGATATAGCTGCCATCTAAGCTGTATCGCTTTTCAATAGTCCTGATTCATTCTACAATGAACTTAACAGTTTGTTTACAATTAGAAAGACAAGGTGAAAATAATGAATCAAAAGAATCAGCGCTTACTTGATTACATTCAGGAAAACTCGATAAACATTACAGACATGTGGCTGTCCTTAAGGGAGAAACAAAAGGGCTCCATTTATTCTGCGGATGCAGACCCAGCTTATGAACAGCTCCTGAGAGAACAGAATGCTTTTACCAACCGTACCGTTTCATCCGCTTTACTTGATGACGAAGCAGTGTTTATTGAAAATATGGAGGAGTGGGCCAGGACTGTGGCTGAAAGCAGAGTGGACACGAGCACTCCCATTTTTCAAGTGCTTGGTGCTTTAAGCACCGTAAGAGAAACCTATTGGCATTTTGTTGAAAAATTCATTAAGGAAAACCAGTCAGAAGTAACAACAGATGATGTATTAATATGGAGCAAGACCATTAATAGGGCTTTCGATAAACTGATCAACAAATTT
It encodes the following:
- a CDS encoding STAS domain-containing protein — protein: MNQKNQRLLDYIQENSINITDMWLSLREKQKGSIYSADADPAYEQLLREQNAFTNRTVSSALLDDEAVFIENMEEWARTVAESRVDTSTPIFQVLGALSTVRETYWHFVEKFIKENQSEVTTDDVLIWSKTINRAFDKLINKFSEKYYELTTRRLVAQQSLINELGTPVIPVKDDTAVLPLIGDIDTERAQILLEEIPKKCAKENIEHLFIDLSGVAIIDTMVAHQIFSLTTALKLLGVKSTISGISPEVAQTSIQLGLDFTGIETYGKLKHALRRQGENLR
- a CDS encoding DNA topoisomerase III; protein product: MKSLVLAEKPSVAREIARVLGCRQSHKSYMEGDKYIVTWALGHLIELKMPEHYDSKYKNWNLEDLPIIPDQMGLKVMKQTSHQYKSIENLAKRKDVKEIIIATDAGREGELVARWILEKIRWRKTIKRLWISSVTDRAIRDGFQNLKPGKQFEDLYESAVCRAEADWLIGLNVTRALTTKYKDPLSAGRVQTPTLALVMEREKVIQQFVPKEYWTIRAHIGPLQADWEKNGEKRIFARETADGVLSKVKGQKAVIQSINRKEKTEPQPLPYDLTELQRDANKRFGFSAKKTSNVLQKLYEQHKLVTYPRTDSRYLTKDMEATMMDRLHGIAASYKDEVKPILANQGRVLAKRVFNNEKVTDHHAIIPTEERVHLGDLSPDERKLYEMILRRFLAIFHNPYKYETIHAAIDVNGETFTARETAVIDLGYRKVERNTEEETGKQSLKNISKGQSFTLQNAESAAKLTEPPLRYSEADILTQMEKYSLGTPATRAEIIERLLETEALERQNGRLFPTKKGKQLMDLVNEDLKSPELTAKWEQELEKIARGKADPKEFLQNIRKQTQSLVSEIKKSDKSYRAHNLTGSKCPECDSFLKERNTKDGKILVCSNLDCSFRKRKDPKLSNRRCPQCRKKMEIHQGKAGAYFQCRPCNVVEKAQDKKKAVNKREERKLVQKYTQKEESFGTSLGDLLKAAMDDKD